The proteins below are encoded in one region of Ornithinimicrobium avium:
- a CDS encoding TspO/MBR family protein: MRLTTLLTTSASVAGTAVAGVLATDPDSLWYRTLRKPEWQPPSTVFPLVWTPLYAGLAVTSAVALDELEESGRRTERAAYRRALTANLVLNAGWSWLFWRGRRPWLAAAECAVLAVSSADLVRRTSRARPVAGAALAPYAAWCGFATVLSTAIAMKNPRR; the protein is encoded by the coding sequence ATGCGTCTGACGACCCTGCTCACAACCTCGGCGAGCGTGGCCGGGACGGCGGTGGCCGGTGTGCTCGCCACCGACCCCGACAGCCTCTGGTACCGCACGCTGCGCAAGCCCGAGTGGCAGCCGCCGAGCACCGTCTTCCCCCTGGTGTGGACCCCGCTCTACGCCGGTCTCGCCGTGACCTCGGCGGTCGCGCTCGACGAGCTGGAGGAGTCGGGCAGGCGGACGGAGCGTGCCGCCTACCGCAGGGCGCTGACGGCCAACCTGGTCCTCAACGCCGGATGGAGCTGGCTCTTCTGGCGCGGCCGCCGTCCCTGGCTGGCGGCCGCCGAGTGCGCGGTGCTCGCGGTGAGCTCGGCCGACCTCGTGCGGCGGACCTCCCGGGCCCGTCCGGTCGCCGGGGCGGCGCTGGCGCCCTACGCGGCCTGGTGCGGCTTCGCCACCGTGCTGTCCACCGCGATCGCGATGAAGAACCCGCGTCGCTGA
- a CDS encoding M56 family metallopeptidase codes for MTGVLVTAALIVGALLTVLVAPHLLARQAWLRATPGEALFLWQAVSLAGVLFALLAAPVGALVLPTDRPWLLSAAIVVSGLMVVRLLVSGHLIGTDLRRLRAQHRRMVDVTGERIHRPDANVEGVTVLARGNPTAYCLPGRHDRIVLSQAAVERLTPEQLGAVLAHEQAHLDQRHDLLLELFTVLHEAVPRPVRAEEALREAHLLAEMLADRAAASRVGALPLAHALVAMSGAGSTHEPEPAGATLAGGAQVGVRLRAFASDPAHPVWRVAVVGAGLLALAVPWLVLLPAALV; via the coding sequence GTGACGGGTGTCCTCGTCACCGCGGCGCTCATCGTCGGCGCCCTGCTGACCGTCCTGGTGGCACCGCACCTGCTCGCCCGCCAGGCCTGGCTGCGCGCGACCCCCGGTGAGGCGCTGTTCCTGTGGCAGGCGGTGAGCCTGGCCGGCGTGCTCTTCGCCCTGCTGGCGGCACCGGTCGGCGCGCTGGTGCTGCCCACCGACCGGCCCTGGCTGCTGTCCGCGGCCATCGTGGTCTCCGGGCTGATGGTGGTGCGCCTGCTGGTCTCCGGCCACCTGATCGGCACCGACCTGCGGCGGCTGCGCGCCCAGCACCGGCGGATGGTGGACGTCACCGGCGAGCGGATCCACCGTCCCGACGCCAACGTGGAGGGCGTCACCGTGCTGGCGCGCGGCAACCCGACCGCCTACTGCCTGCCCGGGCGGCACGACCGCATCGTGCTGAGCCAGGCCGCGGTGGAGCGGCTGACGCCCGAGCAGCTGGGCGCGGTCCTGGCCCACGAGCAGGCGCACCTGGACCAGCGGCACGACCTGCTGCTGGAGCTGTTCACCGTGCTGCACGAAGCGGTCCCGCGCCCGGTGCGGGCCGAGGAGGCGCTGCGCGAGGCGCACCTGCTCGCCGAGATGCTCGCCGACCGGGCGGCCGCCTCGCGGGTGGGCGCGCTGCCCCTCGCGCACGCGCTCGTCGCGATGTCCGGGGCCGGGAGCACCCACGAGCCGGAGCCGGCCGGGGCGACCCTGGCCGGCGGCGCCCAGGTCGGCGTGCGTCTGCGGGCCTTCGCCTCCGACCCGGCCCACCCGGTGTGGCGGGTGGCGGTGGTGGGGGCGGGGCTGCTCGCGCTGGCGGTCCCGTGGCTCGTCCTGCTGCCTGCGGCGCTGGTCTGA
- a CDS encoding BlaI/MecI/CopY family transcriptional regulator, which produces MRQRSTNLGDLEKVVMDTLWSHGPELSVRDVMERMEGEKDLAYTTIMTVLDRLAKKGLTDRTRDGRAWRYTAASSREELAATALRSTLANVQADRQLAMMHFLDDASPAEIDDLRAALAEVERRHG; this is translated from the coding sequence ATGCGCCAGCGATCCACGAACCTCGGAGACCTCGAGAAGGTTGTCATGGACACCCTCTGGTCCCACGGACCCGAGCTGTCGGTGCGCGACGTCATGGAGCGGATGGAGGGCGAGAAGGACCTCGCCTACACCACGATCATGACCGTGCTCGACCGCCTCGCCAAGAAGGGCCTGACCGACCGCACCCGCGACGGCCGGGCCTGGCGCTACACCGCCGCCTCCTCCCGCGAGGAGCTCGCGGCCACCGCCCTGCGCTCGACGCTGGCGAACGTCCAGGCCGACCGCCAGCTGGCCATGATGCACTTCCTCGACGACGCCAGCCCGGCCGAGATCGACGACCTGCGCGCGGCCCTCGCCGAGGTCGAACGCCGCCACGGCTGA
- the galE gene encoding UDP-glucose 4-epimerase GalE, with product MRVLVTGGAGYIGSHTVLQLVAAGHDVVVVDDLSNAKPAVMDRLAELAGRPVPLHTFDVADEERLDAVMGDPAAPVDAVVHFAAFKAVGESVARPVDYYRNNLGATLSVLASMLRYDVRHLVFSSSATVYGESAPVPMTEDLPTSATNPYGWTKVMNEQILRDAVVAHPQMRVALLRYFNPVGAHPSGRIGEDPSDVPNNLMPFLAQVAVGRREKLSVFGDDYDTVDGTGVRDYIHVEDLAAGHVAALGWISSHDRALSTWNLGSGHGTSVLELVRAFEQASGREIPYEVVARRPGDIAVSYADPSLAERELGWRTTRTVADMCADTWRWQQANPQGYPD from the coding sequence ATGCGCGTCCTCGTCACCGGCGGTGCCGGCTACATCGGCTCCCACACCGTCCTGCAGCTGGTCGCGGCCGGGCACGACGTTGTCGTGGTCGACGACCTCAGCAACGCCAAGCCCGCGGTGATGGACCGCCTGGCCGAGCTCGCGGGGCGGCCGGTGCCTCTCCATACCTTCGACGTCGCTGACGAGGAGCGTCTGGACGCGGTGATGGGCGACCCGGCCGCGCCGGTGGACGCCGTGGTCCACTTCGCCGCGTTCAAGGCGGTCGGGGAGTCGGTCGCGCGGCCGGTCGACTACTACCGCAACAACCTCGGCGCCACCCTGTCGGTGCTCGCCTCCATGCTCCGGTATGACGTGCGCCACCTGGTCTTCTCCTCCTCCGCCACGGTCTACGGGGAGTCGGCCCCGGTGCCGATGACCGAGGACCTGCCGACCTCGGCGACCAACCCCTACGGGTGGACCAAGGTGATGAACGAGCAGATCCTGCGGGACGCCGTCGTGGCGCACCCGCAGATGCGCGTGGCGCTGCTGCGCTACTTCAACCCGGTCGGGGCGCACCCGAGCGGGCGGATCGGGGAGGACCCCTCCGACGTGCCCAACAACCTCATGCCGTTCCTCGCCCAGGTCGCGGTCGGCCGACGCGAGAAGCTGTCGGTCTTCGGCGACGACTACGACACGGTCGACGGGACAGGGGTGCGCGACTACATCCACGTCGAGGACCTCGCCGCCGGCCACGTGGCCGCGCTCGGGTGGATCAGCAGCCACGACCGGGCGCTGTCGACGTGGAACCTGGGCTCGGGCCACGGCACCTCGGTGCTCGAGCTGGTGCGCGCCTTCGAGCAGGCGAGCGGCCGGGAGATCCCCTACGAGGTGGTGGCGCGGCGCCCGGGAGACATCGCGGTGTCCTACGCCGACCCCTCCCTGGCCGAGCGGGAGCTGGGGTGGCGCACCACCCGCACGGTGGCGGACATGTGCGCCGACACCTGGCGCTGGCAGCAGGCCAACCCGCAGGGCTACCCGGACTGA
- a CDS encoding ABC transporter ATP-binding protein, with protein sequence MSERAAYPQEETGPESGATVLAGRGLHRTFGSGATEVHALAGVDIEVPAGRLTVVRGPSGSGKTTLLNLLGGLDRPTSGEVLLDDGRVLSGLPEKDVLAVRRERIGYVFQSFGLVPVLSAAENVEVPLRLQRVPAGERSTRVAEALELVGLARHAGQRPYELSGGQQQRVGIARALVSRPDILIADEPTGQLDSETAATVMDLLVELTHEQGIASVVATHDPILMGRADQVVELHDGRRVGTTA encoded by the coding sequence ATGAGCGAGCGCGCGGCATACCCGCAGGAGGAGACCGGGCCGGAGAGCGGGGCGACGGTCCTCGCCGGACGGGGGCTGCACCGGACCTTCGGCTCGGGCGCGACCGAGGTGCACGCCCTCGCGGGCGTCGACATCGAGGTGCCCGCCGGGCGGCTGACCGTCGTGCGCGGGCCTTCCGGGTCGGGCAAGACGACCCTGCTCAACCTGCTCGGAGGGCTGGACCGGCCGACGTCGGGGGAGGTTCTGCTCGACGACGGGCGGGTGCTCTCGGGCCTGCCGGAGAAGGACGTGCTGGCGGTGCGGCGGGAGCGGATCGGCTACGTCTTCCAGAGCTTCGGGCTGGTGCCGGTGCTCTCCGCGGCCGAGAACGTCGAGGTGCCGCTGCGGCTGCAGCGCGTCCCGGCCGGCGAGCGCTCGACCCGGGTCGCCGAGGCCCTCGAGCTCGTGGGCCTCGCGCGGCACGCCGGGCAGCGCCCCTACGAGCTGTCCGGCGGGCAGCAGCAGCGCGTCGGCATCGCCCGGGCGCTGGTGTCACGGCCCGACATCCTCATCGCCGACGAGCCGACCGGGCAGCTGGACTCCGAGACCGCCGCCACGGTCATGGATCTGCTCGTCGAGCTCACCCACGAGCAGGGCATCGCCTCGGTGGTCGCCACGCACGACCCGATCCTGATGGGCCGGGCCGACCAGGTCGTCGAGCTGCACGACGGGCGCCGGGTGGGCACCACCGCCTGA